GGCATTGCCGCGCCGCGGCCAGGCCGACCGCCGTGTGCGGGTCGACCTGCCGGCCGGTCCGCTCGTAGACCGCCCGCATCTCGCGGACCGTGCCCTCGTCGTCCAGACTGGCGCCGTCGAACAGGGCGGCCGCCCGGCGCCAGCGCGCGTCGTCGAGCGGCAGGCAGCCGCCGGTGCGGAATGCGCCGATGGCCGATGCCACGGCCGCGCCGTCGCGGTCCAGCAGGTCGAACAGCAGGCGCTCGAAATTGCTTGAGACCTGGATGTCCATGCTCGGCGACAGGGTCGGCGTCACGCCGCGGATCTCCATGGCGTTGTGGCGGAAGAAGCGGGTGAGGATGTCGTTCGCATTGCTGCCGACGATCAGCCGGCCGACCGGCAGGCCGCATTGCCGTGCGGCGTAGCCGGCGAACACGTTGCCGAAATTGCCGGTCGGCACCGCGAAGCAGACGGGCCACACCGGCGCACCCGCTTGCCCCTGAACGTGCAGCGCGGCGTGAACATAGTAGACAATCTGGCCCATCACCCGGGCCCAGTTGATCGAGTTCACCGCCGAGAGGTTCACCCGGTCGCGCAGCGCATCGTCGGCGAACAGCGCCTTCACCATGTCCTGGCAATCGTCGAAGGTGCCCTCGACGGCGATGTTGAAGACGTTGCCGTCCGGCACCGTCGTCATCTGCCGGCGCTGCACTTCCGACGTCCTGCCCTTCGGATGCAGCATGAAGATATCGATCGCATCGCGGCCGGCGCAGGCGGCAATGCCGGCCGGGCCGGTATCGCCGGACGTCGCGCCGACCACCGTGATGCGCTCGCCGCGCGCGGCCAGCACGGCATCGAACAGCCGGCCGACCAGTTGCAGGGCATAATCCTTGAAGGCGAGGGTCGGGCCGTGGAACAGTTCCTGGAGAAAGAGGCCGTCGCCGAGATCGGCCAGCGGTGCCACGGCGGTATCGTCGAAGCCCGCATAGGCGGCTTCGGTCAGCGCCGGCAGGTCCGCCGCGGCGGCGGAGCCCGCCATGAAGGGCGCGCAGACCTCCGCCGCCAGTCCGGCATAGGACAGGCCCTGCCAGCTGGCGAGGGTCTCCGCCGTCCAGGCGGGCCAGGCTTCGGGCACATACAGGCCGCCGTCGCGCGCCAGGCCCGACAGCAGGATATCGTCGAACGCGGCCGGCGCCGCCGCGCCGCGGGTGCTGATATAGGGAAAGGCCGGTGCGGTCATTCCGGCACCGCGGCATTCCCGCTCGCCGGGTCGAGCACGGTAAGCCGCCCGTCGGCGATCGAGAAATGGGCGCCGTGCAGCTTCAGCCGGCCGGCATCGACCGCCTGCCGGACGATCGGGAAGGTCATCAGGTTATCGAGCGAATTCCGGATGGAGGCGTATTCGAACGCCTCTTGCAGGCCCTGCCCTTCCTTCGGCGCGTCGGCGGGCAGGCGGGCTTCCGCGCCACGGACCGTCGAAATCCATTTGCCGATGAAGCCAGGCGCGCCGGACTCACCGGGCGGGGCGCCCCTGCTCTCGATATAGGCCCGGATGCCGCCGCACCCGCTGTGGCCAATGACGACGATATCGCCGACGCCGAGGCCCCCGACGGCGAACTCGATGGCCGCCCCGGTGCCGCAGTCGCCGCCGTCCAGGTCGCAGGGCGGCACCAGATTGGCGACGTTGCGCACGACGAAAAGTTCGCCCGGTCCGGCGTCGAAAATCGCTTCGGGATCGACCCGGCTGTCGCAGCAGCTGATCACCATGACCGGCGGTTCCTGGCCCTCCGCCAGGGCCCGGTAGGTAGCCTCGTGACGCGGAAAGTCGGTTTCACGGAACCGCGCATAGCCGTCCGTCAGCAAATCCGGCAATCCGGGCGCGGAATTCCTCATGCCGCTCACCCGGCCCGGCCGGCCAGCCAGTCTTCGCACAACTGCCGGGCGATCGAATCCCGGCGCGGCAGCTTGAACGTCTCGCTGCGCTTGCCGATCTGCTCGATCACCCAGTCGCGCCGGAACCAGGCGGCCATTTCGAGTTCTTCGGTGTTGACGTCGAGGTCGTCCGACAGCGCCCGGGCATGAAACCCCAGCATGAGCGAGGTCGGGAACGGCCAGGGCTGCGACGAGTGATAGCGCACGTCGTGCACCCGGACCCCGGATTCCTCGAAGACCTCGCGCGCGACGGCCATTTCCAGCGTCTCGCCCGGCTCGACGAAGCCGGCAAGCGTGGAGTGCATGCCCGGCGGCCAGACCTTCTGGCGCCCGAGCAGGCACTTGTCGCCGTAGGTCACCAGCATGATGACCGCCGGATCGGTGCGCGGGAAATGGCTGGTCCCGCAGTCTTCATCGGAGCAGACGCGCAGATGGCCGCCGTCCTTCGGCTCGGTCGCCGCGCCGCAGACGCCGCAGAACCTGTGGCGCCGCCGCCAGGTCAGCATCCCGCGGGCATAGGCCAACAAGTTGCCGTGCTCCCGGTTCATCATCGGCCCGGTGAAGCGCAGGTCGAGAAACTCCGCCCGGTCCGCCCGGACACCGCAGATCAACTCGGCCTCCGCCTGTTCGAGGTTCGAAAGATCGCTGGCGAAATAGGCCAGTCCGCCGTGCAGGCCGAGGAACAGCGGCGTGTCGCCCCGTTCGAGCAGCGCGCCGAACCGCTCGGCCGGCAGCATCGTGGCTTCGGGGGGATCCTCGGGCGGCGCGCCGGGATCGATCAGGTTGCGCGAGCGCCAGACCGGAACCAGGCGGCCCTGCGGCCCGCGCAGCTGCGCCTCCAGCCACCCGGCGTCGCCGCGCCGGGCCGACGCGCGGTCCAGCGTGCTCCAGGCATAGAAATTGTCGTCGGAACGGGAAAGGCGCAGGCGGTCTGACATGGCCGTTAAGTGGCACAGGCGGCGGGCGTCGGCAATCGGCCCTCTGACGGCCCTTCGGCGGACTGCGCCACCGCCGCCGGCCTCAACCCGCGCGCGGATCGCGGCCTTCGAACGCGACGATGGCGTCGATGAGCCGTTCGGAAACCGGCTCGGTCCTGTGGGTCTGCTGATGGGTGTTGACCCAGACGATCTCGCCGGTCGCCCGCAGGTCGTCGGCCGAATCCTTCGAATAGATCGCCGGATCGTAGGTGATGCTGGTCCGGCCGATGCGGCGGGTGCGGATGCAGATGTCGATTTCGTCGTCGTAGAAGATCGGCGCCCGGAATTCGACGAGCGCCTTGACCAGATGGAAATCGCAGCCGGTCGCCGGATCGCCGCCCAGCGGATAGTCGTGGCCGATGGCACGCAGATATTCCGTGATCCCGACATCGTACCAGGTGAGGTAATGCGCGTTGTACGCGACCCCCTGGCCGTCGACCTCCGCATAGCGGACGCGCAGCGGATGGTGGAAGCGGAAATCGGCGCGATTCAGTTTCGTCATGGGCGGCGGCACTTTCCTTGCAGGCAGCACGGGACAGGAAGGGATTCCGGCTTCTTCCGCCGGTGCAGCGGCGCGGCGGCCGGTAAAATGCTCAGTGCAGTTTGCCGGGCAGCTCGTCGATCGCCCGGTCGACCAGGCCGGCGGCCTTCTTCTCGTCGAGCCGGTCCTCGAGCAGCTTGCGGGTCGCGGAGACCGCCAGGTCGATCGCGGTGTTGCGCACCTCGGCCTGGGCGGCGGCCTCGGCCTGGGCGATCCGGTCGAGCGCCTGCTGCTCGCGCCGCTTCAGGGACGCGGCCAGATCCTCTTCCGCCCGGGCGCGCAGCCGGGCCGCCTCTTCCTCCGCCGCGCGCAGCATGGCCTCGGCCTCCTGGAGGGCGTCGCGCTGCTTGCGCTGATAGTCGGCGAGCAGGCCCTGGGCCTCCTCGCGCAGGCGCTGGGCTTCCTCGATCTCGCTGCGGATCGCCTCGGCCCGGGCGTCGAGCGCGCCGGTGACCGCGCCGCGCGCCTTCCAGACCATGAAGGCGACGAAAATGACGAAGGCGATCAGCACCCAG
The genomic region above belongs to Rhodospirillaceae bacterium and contains:
- the thrC gene encoding threonine synthase, whose product is MTAPAFPYISTRGAAAPAAFDDILLSGLARDGGLYVPEAWPAWTAETLASWQGLSYAGLAAEVCAPFMAGSAAAADLPALTEAAYAGFDDTAVAPLADLGDGLFLQELFHGPTLAFKDYALQLVGRLFDAVLAARGERITVVGATSGDTGPAGIAACAGRDAIDIFMLHPKGRTSEVQRRQMTTVPDGNVFNIAVEGTFDDCQDMVKALFADDALRDRVNLSAVNSINWARVMGQIVYYVHAALHVQGQAGAPVWPVCFAVPTGNFGNVFAGYAARQCGLPVGRLIVGSNANDILTRFFRHNAMEIRGVTPTLSPSMDIQVSSNFERLLFDLLDRDGAAVASAIGAFRTGGCLPLDDARWRRAAALFDGASLDDEGTVREMRAVYERTGRQVDPHTAVGLAAARQCRADGDQVVVLATAHPAKFPDAVERATGHRPALPPHLADLHDHEERCVTMAKDAARLTDYVLANAQAARG
- a CDS encoding carbonic anhydrase is translated as MRNSAPGLPDLLTDGYARFRETDFPRHEATYRALAEGQEPPVMVISCCDSRVDPEAIFDAGPGELFVVRNVANLVPPCDLDGGDCGTGAAIEFAVGGLGVGDIVVIGHSGCGGIRAYIESRGAPPGESGAPGFIGKWISTVRGAEARLPADAPKEGQGLQEAFEYASIRNSLDNLMTFPIVRQAVDAGRLKLHGAHFSIADGRLTVLDPASGNAAVPE
- the nudC gene encoding NAD(+) diphosphatase; translation: MSDRLRLSRSDDNFYAWSTLDRASARRGDAGWLEAQLRGPQGRLVPVWRSRNLIDPGAPPEDPPEATMLPAERFGALLERGDTPLFLGLHGGLAYFASDLSNLEQAEAELICGVRADRAEFLDLRFTGPMMNREHGNLLAYARGMLTWRRRHRFCGVCGAATEPKDGGHLRVCSDEDCGTSHFPRTDPAVIMLVTYGDKCLLGRQKVWPPGMHSTLAGFVEPGETLEMAVAREVFEESGVRVHDVRYHSSQPWPFPTSLMLGFHARALSDDLDVNTEELEMAAWFRRDWVIEQIGKRSETFKLPRRDSIARQLCEDWLAGRAG
- a CDS encoding thioesterase family protein, translated to MTKLNRADFRFHHPLRVRYAEVDGQGVAYNAHYLTWYDVGITEYLRAIGHDYPLGGDPATGCDFHLVKALVEFRAPIFYDDEIDICIRTRRIGRTSITYDPAIYSKDSADDLRATGEIVWVNTHQQTHRTEPVSERLIDAIVAFEGRDPRAG
- a CDS encoding F0F1 ATP synthase subunit B produces the protein MELSAVAGSAVLLAAGKAASVGGWLGDLFDFGGATFWVLIAFVIFVAFMVWKARGAVTGALDARAEAIRSEIEEAQRLREEAQGLLADYQRKQRDALQEAEAMLRAAEEEAARLRARAEEDLAASLKRREQQALDRIAQAEAAAQAEVRNTAIDLAVSATRKLLEDRLDEKKAAGLVDRAIDELPGKLH